A stretch of the Arvicola amphibius chromosome 8, mArvAmp1.2, whole genome shotgun sequence genome encodes the following:
- the Abracl gene encoding LOW QUALITY PROTEIN: costars family protein ABRACL (The sequence of the model RefSeq protein was modified relative to this genomic sequence to represent the inferred CDS: deleted 2 bases in 2 codons), producing the protein MNVDHEVNLLVEEIRRLGSKNADGKLSVKFGVLFQDDRCANLFEALVGTLKRPQSERKIVTYTGELLLQGVHDDVDIVLLQD; encoded by the exons ATGAATGTGGATCATGAGGTGAACCTCCTCGTGGAGGAAATTCGACGTCTGGGTTCTAAAA ATGCCGATGGGAAGTTAAGCGTGAAGTTTGGGGTCCTCTTCCAAGACGACAGATGTGCCAAC CTCTTTGAAGCATTGGTAGGAACTCTGAAAAGACCGCAAAGCGAAAGAAAGATTGTTACATACACAGGAGAACTGCTTTTGCAG GGTGTTCACGATGATGTTGACATTGTATTGCTGCAAGATTAA